In Pseudomonas oryzicola, one DNA window encodes the following:
- a CDS encoding DUF5924 family protein, translating to MPHIPRIVQRIIDLLKRYPGIIALGGFLSGIGSFILVDRQASLASWVAVLMLVSWVWLMLENTLTGLFARIFNREIPQPLLRYATQMIHQESLFFVLPFFFVTTTWNSSQLVFTGLLGAAGLISIIDPLYYKWLAPRRWLFLALHTLTLFAALLTALPIILHLTTAQSFKLALIIAMALSFPSLASSFPINNWRRAVALVLVTLSVGGGGWLLRSWVPPATLWMTDVAVSTEVQNRQPGASLKEIAASRISSDGLYAYTAINAPRGLNERIYHVWQKDGQEVDRIALDIHGGRKEGYRAWTHKQNFPPNPVGKWQVRVLTEDGQVIGVLRFKVVDDTPAQ from the coding sequence ATGCCCCACATACCCCGCATCGTCCAGCGCATCATCGATCTTCTCAAACGCTACCCCGGCATCATTGCGCTTGGCGGTTTCCTTTCAGGCATCGGCAGTTTCATCCTGGTTGACCGTCAGGCCAGCCTGGCTAGCTGGGTGGCCGTGTTGATGCTGGTCAGCTGGGTCTGGCTAATGCTGGAAAATACCCTCACCGGCCTGTTCGCGCGGATCTTCAACCGCGAAATTCCGCAACCGCTGTTGCGCTATGCGACGCAGATGATTCACCAGGAATCGCTGTTCTTCGTGCTGCCGTTCTTCTTCGTCACCACCACCTGGAACAGCAGCCAACTGGTGTTCACCGGCCTGCTGGGTGCCGCCGGCCTGATCTCGATCATCGACCCGCTTTACTACAAGTGGCTGGCACCACGGCGCTGGCTGTTCCTGGCGCTGCATACCCTGACCCTGTTCGCCGCATTGCTCACTGCGCTGCCGATCATCCTGCACCTGACCACTGCACAAAGCTTCAAGTTGGCCCTGATCATCGCCATGGCACTGTCGTTCCCCAGCCTGGCCAGCAGCTTCCCGATCAATAACTGGCGGCGTGCCGTTGCCCTGGTGCTGGTTACCCTGTCGGTCGGCGGCGGCGGGTGGCTGCTGCGCTCATGGGTGCCACCAGCGACCCTGTGGATGACTGACGTCGCGGTTAGCACCGAAGTCCAGAATCGCCAACCAGGCGCTTCGCTGAAAGAAATCGCTGCCAGCCGCATCAGCAGCGACGGGCTGTATGCCTATACGGCGATCAATGCGCCACGCGGTCTGAACGAACGGATCTACCACGTTTGGCAAAAGGACGGTCAGGAGGTCGACCGCATTGCCCTGGACATCCATGGCGGCCGCAAGGAAGGCTACCGCGCCTGGACGCACAAACAGAACTTCCCGCCGAACCCGGTGGGCAAGTGGCAGGTGAGGGTGCTGACCGAGGATGGGCAGGTCATCGGGGTACTGCGCTTCAAAGTGGTCGACGATACGCCGGCACAATGA
- a CDS encoding ABC transporter permease, producing the protein MEPMTTPSATLDTSCQPACLRITGDWTLAHYANLKRESERLRTQYAADTIADLSQLGRLDTAGASLLAELLGAERLSHCTDELPEASRALLQNVYCSVQDYCIPVKEPERNVLLLLLERIGCAVGTLWQDSLQLLGFVGVILETLMRRALQPHRWRLTPVVAHIEQTGLDAAPIVALLTFLVGAVVAFLGATVLADFGATIFTVDLVAFSFLREFAVLLTAILMAGRTASAFTAQIGSMKANEEIDAIRTLGLNPMELLVVPRVLALLISLPLLTFVAMICGIVGGAVVCALTLDISPAMFLSLLQSDIGVQHFLVGLAKAPFFAFLIAAIGCLEGFKVSGSAESVGAHTTSAVVQSIFVVIVLDAVAALFFMEMGW; encoded by the coding sequence ATGGAGCCGATGACCACACCCAGCGCCACCCTGGATACCAGCTGCCAACCGGCCTGCCTGCGCATCACCGGTGACTGGACCTTGGCACACTACGCCAATCTCAAGCGCGAGAGCGAGCGCCTGCGCACGCAGTACGCCGCCGATACCATTGCCGATCTCAGCCAACTCGGCCGCCTGGATACCGCCGGGGCCTCGCTGCTGGCCGAACTGCTCGGTGCCGAGCGCTTGTCGCACTGCACCGACGAACTGCCCGAAGCCAGCCGCGCACTGCTGCAGAACGTCTATTGCTCTGTGCAGGACTACTGCATTCCGGTCAAGGAACCCGAGCGCAACGTGCTGCTGTTGCTGCTGGAACGCATCGGTTGCGCCGTCGGCACCTTGTGGCAAGACAGCCTGCAGTTGCTCGGCTTCGTTGGCGTGATTCTCGAAACCCTGATGCGCCGCGCCCTGCAACCGCATCGCTGGCGCCTTACCCCGGTCGTGGCGCACATCGAACAGACCGGCCTGGATGCTGCGCCCATCGTCGCCTTGCTGACCTTCCTGGTGGGCGCGGTGGTGGCCTTCCTAGGCGCCACGGTGCTGGCCGATTTCGGCGCGACCATCTTCACCGTCGACCTGGTGGCCTTCTCGTTCCTGCGTGAGTTCGCCGTGCTGCTGACCGCCATTCTCATGGCCGGCCGCACCGCCAGTGCGTTCACCGCGCAGATCGGCTCGATGAAGGCCAACGAGGAAATCGACGCCATCCGCACCTTGGGCCTGAACCCCATGGAACTGCTGGTGGTGCCGCGGGTACTGGCCTTGCTGATTTCGCTGCCCTTGCTCACCTTTGTCGCGATGATCTGCGGCATCGTCGGCGGCGCGGTGGTATGTGCACTGACCCTGGATATTTCGCCAGCCATGTTCCTGTCGTTGCTGCAAAGCGACATCGGCGTGCAACATTTCCTGGTGGGCCTGGCCAAGGCACCGTTCTTCGCCTTCCTGATCGCCGCCATTGGCTGCCTGGAAGGTTTCAAGGTCAGCGGCAGCGCCGAATCGGTAGGGGCGCACACTACCTCGGCGGTGGTGCAGTCGATATTCGTGGTCATCGTGCTGGACGCGGTGGCCGCCCTGTTCTTCATGGAGATGGGCTGGTGA
- a CDS encoding ABC transporter ATP-binding protein: protein MSGQESVIEARGICNRFGRQSVHENLDLDLYRGEILAVVGGSGSGKSVLLRSIIGLRRPNEGQIKVFGQDLAGLREEQRSLVERRFGVLFQKGALFSSLTVTENVALPLIEHAGLSRADAEHLAGVKLALAGLPISAADKYPASLSGGMIKRAALARALALDPDILFLDEPTAGLDPIGAAAFDQLILTLRDALGLSVFLITHDLDTLYTITDRIAVLSQKKVLVAGPLAEVEQASDAWIQEYFHGPRGRAAEQAAVRAGQER, encoded by the coding sequence GTGAGTGGCCAGGAAAGCGTGATCGAGGCGCGTGGCATCTGCAATCGCTTTGGCCGCCAGAGCGTGCATGAAAACCTCGACCTCGACCTGTACCGCGGCGAGATCCTCGCCGTAGTCGGCGGGTCAGGCAGCGGCAAATCGGTGCTGTTGCGCAGTATCATCGGCCTGCGGCGGCCCAATGAGGGGCAGATCAAGGTGTTCGGCCAGGATCTGGCCGGCCTGCGCGAAGAGCAGCGATCCCTGGTCGAGCGACGCTTCGGCGTGCTATTTCAAAAGGGCGCACTGTTTTCCTCGCTGACTGTGACAGAGAACGTAGCCTTGCCGCTGATCGAACACGCCGGGCTGTCCCGCGCCGATGCCGAGCATCTGGCCGGGGTGAAGCTGGCCTTGGCCGGCCTGCCGATCTCGGCCGCCGACAAGTACCCGGCCTCGCTGTCCGGCGGCATGATCAAGCGCGCAGCGCTGGCCCGAGCGCTGGCGCTGGACCCTGACATCCTGTTCCTCGACGAACCCACCGCCGGCCTGGACCCGATTGGCGCCGCCGCCTTCGACCAGCTGATCCTGACCCTGCGTGACGCGCTGGGTCTGTCGGTGTTCCTCATCACCCACGACCTCGACACCCTGTATACCATCACCGACCGCATCGCCGTGCTGTCGCAGAAGAAGGTCCTGGTCGCCGGCCCACTGGCGGAAGTCGAACAGGCCAGCGACGCCTGGATTCAAGAATATTTTCATGGCCCACGCGGGCGCGCAGCCGAACAGGCCGCCGTCCGTGCCGGGCAGGAGCGCTGA
- a CDS encoding MlaD family protein, translated as METRAHHVLIGLVTVLVVAGAMLFGLWLTKSSVDDAFKDYEVVFNEAVSGLSRGSPVQYNGIKVGDVSTLRLDPKDPRRVLARVRLSADTPVKEDTQAKLTLAGVTGNSFIQLSGGTPQSPELKGKDGKLPVIIASPSPISRLLNDSSDLVTNINLLLHNANQMFSEDNIGHLSNTLANLDKTTGAFAGQHGSIAQAIEQLVEVGKQASATLAETQALMRNANGLLGSEGKQAIGSAEQAMQSLAESTATINRLLEDNREAIGDGAQGLNQLSPAIRELRETLNALKGISRQLEADPSGYLLGRDNNKEFQP; from the coding sequence ATGGAAACCCGAGCCCATCACGTCCTCATTGGCCTGGTCACCGTCCTGGTGGTGGCCGGCGCCATGCTGTTCGGCCTGTGGCTGACCAAATCCAGTGTCGACGACGCCTTCAAGGACTACGAGGTGGTGTTCAACGAAGCTGTCTCCGGCCTGTCGCGCGGCAGCCCAGTGCAGTACAACGGCATCAAGGTGGGTGACGTGTCCACCCTGCGCCTGGACCCGAAAGATCCCCGCCGGGTACTGGCACGGGTGCGCCTGAGCGCGGACACCCCGGTGAAGGAAGACACCCAGGCCAAGCTGACCCTGGCCGGCGTGACCGGCAACTCGTTCATCCAGCTCAGCGGCGGCACCCCGCAAAGCCCGGAACTTAAAGGCAAGGATGGCAAGTTACCCGTGATCATCGCCTCACCCTCGCCAATCTCGCGCCTGCTCAATGACAGCAGCGACCTGGTGACCAACATCAACCTGCTGCTGCACAACGCCAACCAGATGTTCTCCGAGGACAACATTGGCCACCTCAGCAACACCCTGGCCAACCTCGACAAGACTACCGGCGCCTTCGCCGGCCAGCACGGCAGCATCGCCCAGGCCATCGAGCAACTGGTGGAGGTGGGCAAGCAAGCCAGCGCCACCCTGGCTGAAACCCAGGCGCTGATGCGTAATGCCAATGGCCTGTTGGGCAGCGAGGGCAAACAGGCGATCGGCAGCGCCGAGCAGGCCATGCAGTCGTTGGCCGAAAGCACTGCAACCATCAATCGCCTGCTCGAAGACAACCGCGAGGCGATCGGCGACGGCGCCCAGGGTCTGAACCAACTCAGCCCGGCAATTCGCGAACTGCGCGAAACCCTCAACGCACTCAAGGGCATTTCCCGGCAACTGGAGGCCGACCCCAGCGGCTACCTGCTAGGCCGCGACAACAACAAGGAGTTCCAGCCAT